In Microvenator marinus, one genomic interval encodes:
- the prfA gene encoding peptide chain release factor 1: protein MFDKLNEIRARFSELESQLGDPQIAGNPTEYQKVAREHGKLQELVHSLDRYDQIGEEIADNQEMAEDSDPEIRQMAKDELVRLREEKEVLEDRIRLMLIPKDPLDEKNVFLEIRAGTGGEEAALFAARLYRMYKRYADKVGWKVEIVSTNETDMGGFRELVALIEGDEVYSQLKYEAGTHRVQRVPETETQGRIHTSAATVAVLPEAEDVEVNIQDQDLRIDTYRASGAGGQHVNRTDSAIRITHLPTGLVVTCQDEKSQHKNKAKALKVLQSKLFEMQREEQHAAEASERRSQVGSGDRSERIRTYNFPQSRITDHRINFTTHRLDQVMEGQLEELIQPLQTHEQTEKLKHLEEK from the coding sequence GTGTTTGATAAGCTCAATGAGATCCGAGCACGCTTCTCCGAGCTAGAGAGCCAACTCGGCGACCCACAAATCGCGGGGAATCCCACCGAATACCAGAAGGTCGCGCGCGAGCACGGCAAGCTTCAGGAATTGGTGCACTCGCTCGACCGCTACGATCAGATCGGCGAAGAAATCGCCGATAATCAAGAGATGGCGGAGGATTCGGACCCCGAGATTCGCCAAATGGCAAAAGACGAGTTGGTGCGCCTTCGTGAGGAAAAGGAAGTCCTCGAAGACCGCATTCGCCTCATGCTCATCCCCAAGGACCCGCTCGACGAAAAGAACGTGTTCTTGGAAATCCGCGCCGGTACAGGCGGAGAGGAGGCGGCACTCTTTGCTGCCCGGCTCTACCGCATGTACAAACGTTATGCGGATAAGGTGGGCTGGAAGGTCGAGATCGTCAGCACGAATGAAACCGATATGGGTGGATTCCGCGAGCTCGTCGCCCTAATCGAGGGTGATGAGGTCTACTCGCAGCTCAAGTACGAGGCGGGAACGCATCGCGTGCAGCGCGTGCCTGAGACGGAGACGCAGGGCCGCATTCATACGTCCGCAGCCACGGTGGCAGTGTTGCCCGAGGCCGAAGACGTGGAGGTAAACATCCAGGACCAGGACCTTCGGATAGACACCTACCGCGCCTCGGGTGCAGGTGGTCAGCACGTCAACCGAACCGATTCAGCCATTCGTATTACCCACCTGCCCACCGGCCTTGTGGTCACGTGTCAGGATGAGAAGAGCCAGCATAAGAATAAGGCGAAGGCGCTCAAGGTTCTGCAGTCCAAACTCTTTGAGATGCAGCGCGAAGAACAGCACGCGGCCGAGGCGAGCGAGAGGCGAAGCCAGGTGGGAAGCGGTGACCGCTCCGAGCGGATCCGCACCTACAACTTCCCGCAGTCGCGAATCACCGACCATCGAATCAACTTCACCACCCACCGGCTCGACCAGGTGATGGAGGGCCAACTCGAAGAGTTGATCCAGCCCTTGCAAACTCACGAACAAACCGAGAAACTCAAGCATCTTGAAGAAAAGTAG
- the rho gene encoding transcription termination factor Rho: protein MHLKELKAKKMTELIKLALDAGVEGAASLRKQELMFAMLQAQTDKDEPIYGEGVLECLPDGFGFLRAPDYNYLPGPDDIYVSPSQIRRFNLRTGDTVSGQVRPPKDSERYFALLKVEEVNHESPESLRDKVLFDNLTPLYPEERLKLEMGRKYPSMRILDLLCPIGKGQRALIVAPPRTGKTVLMQEIANALAENHPEVTLMVLLIDERPEEVTDMQRSVKGEVISSTFDEPATRHVQVAEMVIEKAKRLVEHKRDVVILLDSITRLARAYNTVVPPSGKILSGGVDSNALHKPKRFFGAARNIEEGGSLTIIATALIDTGSRMDEVIFEEFKGTGNSELHLDRKLMEKRIFPCLDINKSGTRKEELLMGEGQLNRVWILRQLLHPLNVVDSMEFMLDKLGRTETNDEFLASMSGGG, encoded by the coding sequence ATGCATTTGAAGGAACTTAAAGCAAAGAAGATGACCGAGCTTATCAAGCTCGCGTTGGACGCCGGCGTCGAAGGCGCTGCCAGCTTGCGCAAGCAGGAGTTGATGTTCGCTATGCTCCAAGCACAGACGGACAAAGACGAGCCGATTTACGGCGAGGGCGTGCTCGAGTGTCTGCCGGACGGCTTCGGTTTCTTGCGTGCACCTGACTACAACTATCTTCCAGGTCCCGACGATATCTACGTCTCGCCGAGCCAGATCCGCCGCTTCAACCTGCGCACAGGTGATACCGTGAGTGGTCAGGTTCGCCCGCCCAAAGATAGCGAGCGCTACTTCGCCCTTCTGAAGGTCGAGGAAGTCAATCACGAGTCGCCAGAATCGCTTCGCGACAAGGTGCTCTTCGATAACCTCACGCCGCTTTACCCAGAAGAACGCCTCAAGCTTGAGATGGGCCGAAAGTACCCAAGCATGCGGATTCTGGACCTGCTTTGCCCCATCGGTAAGGGCCAGCGCGCGCTCATCGTGGCGCCGCCACGTACCGGTAAGACCGTGCTCATGCAGGAGATCGCGAACGCGCTTGCGGAGAACCACCCGGAAGTCACGCTCATGGTTCTGCTCATCGACGAGCGTCCTGAGGAAGTCACCGACATGCAGCGCTCGGTCAAAGGCGAAGTCATCAGCTCCACCTTCGACGAGCCAGCAACTCGCCACGTTCAGGTGGCTGAGATGGTGATTGAGAAGGCCAAGCGCCTTGTGGAGCACAAGCGCGACGTGGTCATCCTTCTGGACTCCATCACGCGCCTCGCTCGCGCCTACAACACCGTTGTGCCTCCATCCGGAAAGATTCTCTCCGGTGGTGTGGACTCAAACGCGCTGCATAAGCCGAAGCGCTTCTTCGGTGCCGCCCGTAATATCGAAGAAGGCGGAAGCCTCACCATCATCGCCACCGCGCTTATCGACACCGGTAGCCGCATGGACGAGGTGATCTTCGAGGAGTTCAAAGGAACCGGTAACTCCGAGCTCCACCTCGACCGCAAGCTCATGGAAAAGCGTATCTTCCCATGCCTCGACATCAACAAGTCGGGCACACGTAAGGAAGAATTGCTCATGGGCGAAGGCCAGCTCAACCGCGTCTGGATCCTGCGTCAACTCCTGCACCCACTCAACGTGGTGGACTCCATGGAGTTCATGCTCGACAAACTTGGACGTACTGAAACGAACGACGAGTTCCTTGCGTCGATGAGCGGCGGCGGCTGA
- the rimO gene encoding 30S ribosomal protein S12 methylthiotransferase RimO produces MQRVHMISLGCPKNRVDSEVMLGMIQSDYQVVESAEDADIVVVNTCGFIDAAKEESIDTIMEMVELKNKGAVKKVVVTGCLSQRYSAELEQEIPEVDAFLGTKTFTSIRDALAGTLPQRTYIQPGSFIMDNEVARTNTIRGGTAYLKIAEGCSRSCSFCIIPKIRGKQVSRPIEDVVREARKLTASGVREVVLVAQDMTSYGIDLDPKENRDYLVRLLRELDSNVPDLSWIRPLYMYPWNFTDELLDCFQNLERVVPYVDMPLQHISDRILKSMRRNIKRDRQRELIERIRAIDDMVLRTTFIVGYPGETDEEFQDLYDWVKEVEFDRVGVFTYSPEEGTEAAKLDGELPQHVMDERRDALMSLQQEISLRKNRAWIGDVTQVIIDGISEEHELVFEGRHYGQAPDIDGVVYLSQSLESDAHLVPGQIVDVQITDATEYDLVGEVIPSEPISLISGTLRS; encoded by the coding sequence ATGCAACGTGTACATATGATTTCTCTCGGATGCCCCAAGAACCGCGTGGATTCCGAGGTGATGCTGGGGATGATTCAGAGCGACTATCAGGTGGTAGAATCGGCCGAAGACGCCGATATCGTGGTGGTGAATACCTGTGGATTCATCGACGCCGCCAAAGAAGAGTCCATCGATACGATCATGGAGATGGTGGAGCTCAAGAATAAGGGCGCGGTTAAGAAGGTGGTCGTGACCGGCTGTCTTTCGCAGCGCTACTCGGCCGAGCTCGAGCAGGAAATCCCTGAAGTTGACGCGTTCCTCGGCACCAAGACCTTCACCTCGATTCGTGACGCGCTCGCCGGGACCTTGCCGCAGCGCACGTATATTCAGCCTGGTTCGTTCATCATGGACAACGAGGTTGCTCGTACGAACACGATCCGAGGCGGCACCGCCTACCTTAAGATTGCGGAGGGCTGCTCGCGCTCATGTTCGTTCTGCATCATCCCGAAGATCCGCGGCAAACAGGTCAGCCGCCCGATTGAGGATGTTGTGCGCGAGGCCCGAAAGCTCACGGCCTCGGGCGTGCGCGAGGTCGTGCTCGTGGCCCAAGACATGACGAGCTACGGCATCGACTTGGACCCGAAAGAAAACCGCGATTACCTCGTGCGACTGCTTCGCGAGCTGGACTCGAATGTGCCGGACCTCTCGTGGATTCGCCCGCTCTATATGTATCCGTGGAACTTCACCGACGAGCTCTTGGACTGCTTCCAAAACCTCGAGCGCGTGGTGCCTTATGTAGATATGCCGCTCCAACACATCAGCGACCGGATCCTGAAGTCGATGCGCCGCAATATCAAACGAGACCGCCAGCGCGAGCTCATCGAGCGTATCCGCGCCATCGACGATATGGTCCTGAGGACCACGTTCATCGTGGGCTATCCGGGCGAGACCGACGAAGAATTCCAAGACCTTTATGATTGGGTCAAAGAAGTGGAGTTCGACCGCGTGGGCGTCTTTACGTACAGCCCCGAGGAAGGCACCGAGGCGGCAAAACTCGACGGCGAGCTTCCTCAGCACGTCATGGACGAGCGCCGCGACGCGCTGATGAGCCTGCAGCAGGAGATCAGCCTCCGCAAGAACCGCGCGTGGATCGGTGATGTCACACAAGTCATCATCGACGGCATTTCCGAGGAGCACGAGCTCGTCTTCGAAGGCCGCCACTACGGCCAGGCGCCGGATATCGACGGCGTGGTCTACCTCTCACAATCCCTTGAATCCGACGCGCATCTGGTTCCCGGCCAAATTGTGGACGTTCAAATCACCGATGCCACGGAATACGACCTCGTGGGCGAGGTCATTCCTTCCGAGCCAATCAGCTTGATTTCGGGTACCTTGCGCTCATGA
- a CDS encoding potassium channel family protein — MKTLGTHIANLMHNDEIKRNLPTLMKFVVLIILVVALFTVLFHFVAIYEGQDHSWLSGLYWVLVVMSTLGFGDITFHSDLGRVFSVIVLLSGVILLLTVLPFAFIRFLYAPWLEEQMRMRVPRKVPDDMEGHVIITARDSMTAGLVARLKRDQIKYIILEPDATAAGHAHTDGLKVVVGDYDSAETYRNVKADKARLVLANHNDVINTNIALTVREVAPDVPLAAISTDDNAIDILELSGASHVLPLKRWLGEQLANRVNTQRAGLHKLGQYQSLEIAELPAHNTPYAGKTVRGTKLREKTGINIIGVWEQGRLEPARPELEITNSSVCVVMGPKEELKKLDKTLARYDKNPNPVLIIGGGSVGAAAAQALAAKDVPVNLLEENQVRCSQLQGICNRIIEGDAADIQHLKEAGIDKAPSVLITTNDDAVNVYLTAYCRRLNPEIRIVSRITHERNLDSIYRAGADFVLSYSTLGLDAIMAILNGKELIVLGEGVDLFSRKLPKSLAGKTLAQSGIGALTGMTVVAIKTKDEVISHLNPSMVLEDGMELLLIGSMEQIEVFVQSFERTK, encoded by the coding sequence ATGAAAACGCTCGGCACGCATATCGCGAACTTGATGCACAACGACGAGATTAAGCGAAATCTCCCGACGTTGATGAAGTTTGTGGTCCTGATCATTTTGGTGGTGGCGCTCTTTACGGTGCTCTTCCATTTTGTGGCGATCTACGAAGGCCAAGACCATTCCTGGCTCTCAGGGCTCTATTGGGTGCTCGTGGTGATGTCCACGCTCGGGTTCGGCGATATCACCTTCCACTCCGATCTCGGGCGTGTGTTCAGCGTTATCGTGCTCTTGTCGGGCGTGATTCTCCTGCTCACTGTGCTTCCATTTGCGTTCATCCGTTTCCTCTACGCGCCGTGGCTCGAAGAGCAGATGCGTATGCGGGTTCCACGCAAAGTGCCTGACGATATGGAAGGCCACGTCATCATCACCGCGCGCGATTCGATGACCGCGGGACTCGTGGCGCGCCTAAAGCGCGACCAGATAAAGTATATCATCCTTGAGCCCGATGCGACGGCGGCAGGGCACGCCCACACCGACGGGCTTAAAGTTGTGGTCGGGGATTACGATAGCGCTGAGACCTATCGCAACGTTAAGGCTGATAAAGCACGCCTGGTTCTTGCGAACCACAACGATGTCATCAACACCAATATCGCGCTGACCGTCCGTGAAGTCGCACCTGATGTGCCTCTAGCTGCCATTTCAACGGACGACAACGCGATCGATATCCTCGAACTCAGCGGTGCTTCGCACGTGCTCCCGCTCAAGAGATGGCTCGGCGAGCAGCTCGCCAACCGAGTGAACACGCAGCGAGCCGGGCTTCATAAGCTCGGGCAGTACCAGTCGCTGGAGATTGCCGAGCTTCCGGCTCATAACACGCCTTACGCCGGTAAGACCGTGCGTGGCACTAAACTGCGCGAGAAGACCGGCATCAATATCATCGGTGTCTGGGAGCAGGGGAGGCTTGAGCCGGCGCGCCCAGAACTCGAGATCACCAACTCCAGCGTTTGCGTGGTGATGGGGCCGAAAGAAGAGCTCAAAAAGCTCGACAAGACCCTTGCCCGTTATGACAAGAACCCCAATCCAGTCTTGATCATCGGCGGCGGGTCGGTCGGAGCAGCGGCCGCGCAGGCTCTTGCGGCCAAAGACGTCCCGGTCAATCTGCTCGAAGAAAATCAAGTGCGCTGTTCTCAGCTTCAGGGCATTTGTAATCGAATCATCGAAGGGGACGCCGCTGATATTCAGCACCTCAAAGAGGCGGGAATCGACAAGGCGCCATCGGTGCTCATCACCACCAATGATGACGCCGTAAACGTCTATTTGACCGCGTATTGTCGCCGGCTTAATCCTGAGATTCGTATCGTATCCAGAATCACACACGAGCGAAACCTGGACTCGATCTACCGCGCGGGCGCTGACTTTGTTCTGAGCTACTCTACGCTTGGCCTCGACGCCATCATGGCCATTCTCAACGGCAAAGAACTCATCGTTCTCGGCGAAGGAGTAGACCTCTTCAGCCGCAAACTCCCTAAGTCGCTCGCCGGAAAAACACTGGCGCAGAGCGGGATTGGCGCGCTTACAGGGATGACGGTTGTCGCCATCAAGACCAAAGACGAGGTGATTTCTCACCTGAATCCGAGTATGGTGCTCGAAGACGGTATGGAATTGCTTTTGATCGGGTCGATGGAACAAATCGAGGTCTTTGTACAGAGCTTCGAGAGAACCAAGTAG
- the rpoZ gene encoding DNA-directed RNA polymerase subunit omega, whose amino-acid sequence MARVTVEDCLERVENRFALVTLGTQRARDLRKGSERVFPSKNKEAVHALREIAADYVKFDENSKAKLHSVLTLEGERESRGL is encoded by the coding sequence ATGGCACGTGTAACCGTAGAAGATTGCCTTGAAAGAGTGGAAAACCGTTTTGCGCTTGTCACGCTTGGAACTCAGCGTGCACGCGATTTACGTAAAGGTAGCGAGCGCGTTTTCCCTTCGAAGAACAAAGAGGCGGTCCACGCATTGCGCGAGATTGCGGCTGACTACGTCAAGTTTGACGAGAACTCCAAAGCCAAGCTCCACAGCGTGCTGACGCTTGAGGGTGAGCGCGAGTCCCGCGGACTCTAG
- a CDS encoding NAD(P)-dependent alcohol dehydrogenase: MKAYAYANHSPEDALVPFSFERREARAQDVVIEILFCGICHSDIHSARNEWGGTKYPFVPGHEIVGRVSAVGSSVTRFKAGDLVGVGCLVDSCRSCPSCDSGLEQYCDNGFTGTYGGQDKIGGTPHKYTMGGYSNTITVDERFVLSIPENLDLAATAPLLCAGITTYSPLKHWKVGPGHKVGVIGLGGLGHMGVKFANAMGAHVVMITTSPEKAQDAQRLGAHDVLISKDSDAMKAAGTSFDFLLNTIPVGHDTDPYMNLLKRDGTMVIVGAVESLKHVSGIPFIFKRRNMAGSLIGGLPETQEMLDFCGKHNIVCDIERINIQDVNTAYDRTVAGDVKYRFVIDMASLKG; this comes from the coding sequence GTGAAAGCCTACGCATACGCCAATCACTCGCCCGAAGACGCTCTCGTCCCCTTTAGCTTTGAGCGCCGAGAAGCTCGCGCCCAAGACGTGGTCATTGAGATTCTATTCTGTGGCATCTGCCACTCCGATATCCACTCCGCCAGAAACGAATGGGGCGGGACCAAATACCCGTTTGTGCCAGGGCACGAAATCGTGGGTCGCGTGTCCGCGGTGGGAAGCTCGGTCACCCGATTCAAGGCGGGAGATCTGGTGGGCGTGGGATGTCTGGTAGACAGCTGCCGATCTTGCCCATCTTGCGATTCCGGGCTGGAGCAGTACTGCGACAACGGCTTCACTGGCACCTACGGTGGCCAAGACAAGATCGGGGGAACACCTCATAAGTACACCATGGGTGGGTACTCCAACACGATTACGGTGGATGAGCGCTTTGTCCTGAGTATCCCGGAAAACCTCGACCTTGCTGCGACCGCGCCCCTTTTGTGCGCAGGTATCACGACCTATTCGCCGCTCAAACATTGGAAGGTTGGACCCGGCCACAAAGTCGGCGTCATCGGCCTTGGTGGACTCGGTCATATGGGCGTGAAATTCGCCAACGCGATGGGCGCACACGTGGTGATGATCACAACGTCGCCGGAAAAAGCGCAGGATGCGCAGAGGCTTGGCGCGCACGACGTGTTGATCTCCAAGGACTCAGACGCGATGAAAGCGGCTGGGACCAGCTTTGATTTTCTGCTGAATACGATCCCGGTTGGGCACGATACGGACCCGTACATGAATCTGCTCAAGCGCGACGGCACCATGGTGATCGTTGGCGCCGTCGAGTCGTTAAAGCACGTCAGCGGAATTCCCTTCATTTTCAAACGCCGAAACATGGCCGGATCGTTGATTGGCGGGCTTCCTGAGACTCAAGAGATGTTGGACTTCTGTGGAAAACACAACATCGTGTGCGATATCGAAAGAATCAACATTCAGGACGTGAACACGGCATACGACCGCACAGTAGCTGGCGATGTGAAGTATCGGTTTGTGATCGATATGGCGTCGTTGAAGGGATGA
- a CDS encoding agmatine deiminase family protein has translation MKVESKNLSLAVMALLLLNACAEAQDEGNPSIELAPGFDLPVNERVATLPAYQTEAERERVKADRFDIRGNYQDIFGFTSAPPIARAVAEFERSDGVLMSWDNGVATFLIELVDALDEATNIYIVTWDESESRQLKTYFADIGVNTSRLEFFEYQNDTFWTRDYGPIMIADSTGAPAFVDARYYPDRTRDDAIPTFMSRYFDVPVYRPPVATEGGNFMSNGEGLCVVTEWFLQENPGLTASEAQQIKRDYFGCAQTVVLERMDGEGTGHVDMFAKFVSEDTVLVGQYTTRDDRTNAAILDRNAQRLSQVRLANGRNLRVVRIPMPQPDYPVYRSYTNSVIANNTVVVPIYPSDRRYEAEALEIYRQTMPNYRIVTVDSDGVIELGGAVHCTTMGFATGNLAAAEPFEPQPEPEPQPEPTSDVYASEPALSIVDLQTVQDSIFVEEQGTVNRLFLELDIDHSYVGDLVVYIEHNGEYLVLQDQAGGNAQGLKRQFDISAFAGRERAGEWTLVIEDRAQQDVGRLNSWALSFED, from the coding sequence ATGAAAGTCGAATCGAAGAACCTTAGTCTTGCCGTAATGGCTCTCCTTTTGTTGAACGCGTGCGCCGAAGCCCAAGACGAAGGCAATCCGTCTATAGAGCTCGCCCCCGGTTTTGACCTCCCCGTCAACGAGCGCGTAGCCACGCTCCCTGCCTACCAGACCGAGGCCGAGCGAGAGCGCGTTAAGGCCGACCGCTTCGATATCCGTGGGAACTACCAGGATATTTTCGGATTTACATCAGCACCGCCCATCGCGAGAGCCGTTGCGGAGTTTGAACGCTCCGACGGTGTTCTGATGTCTTGGGACAACGGTGTGGCGACCTTCCTGATCGAGCTCGTGGACGCGCTCGACGAGGCGACGAATATCTACATTGTGACCTGGGACGAGTCCGAGAGCCGCCAACTCAAGACGTATTTTGCAGATATCGGCGTCAACACAAGCCGACTTGAGTTTTTCGAGTACCAAAACGACACCTTTTGGACCCGTGATTACGGCCCGATCATGATCGCGGATTCCACGGGCGCCCCGGCCTTTGTGGACGCCCGCTATTACCCCGACAGAACTCGCGATGACGCGATACCGACATTCATGTCACGCTATTTTGATGTGCCGGTTTATCGCCCGCCAGTTGCCACAGAAGGCGGCAACTTCATGTCCAACGGAGAAGGCCTCTGCGTGGTGACCGAGTGGTTCCTTCAGGAAAACCCGGGGCTGACGGCAAGTGAGGCTCAGCAGATTAAGCGGGATTATTTCGGATGTGCTCAGACCGTGGTGCTCGAACGCATGGACGGCGAGGGCACCGGCCACGTGGATATGTTCGCGAAGTTCGTTTCCGAGGACACGGTTCTCGTCGGCCAGTATACGACTCGCGACGATCGCACAAACGCCGCGATCCTGGACCGAAATGCACAGCGCCTTTCACAGGTCCGCCTCGCCAACGGCCGGAACTTGCGAGTCGTCCGTATCCCGATGCCTCAGCCGGATTATCCGGTCTATCGCTCGTACACGAACTCCGTGATCGCCAATAATACTGTGGTGGTTCCGATCTACCCGAGCGACCGCCGCTACGAGGCAGAGGCTCTTGAAATCTACCGACAGACCATGCCGAACTATCGGATCGTCACGGTTGATTCGGACGGGGTCATCGAGCTCGGCGGCGCAGTTCACTGCACGACCATGGGATTCGCAACCGGCAACCTTGCCGCGGCAGAACCCTTTGAGCCGCAGCCCGAGCCCGAGCCGCAGCCCGAGCCTACGTCAGACGTCTACGCATCTGAGCCTGCCTTGAGCATTGTAGATCTCCAAACCGTGCAAGACTCAATCTTCGTAGAAGAGCAGGGCACGGTAAATCGCCTCTTCCTCGAACTCGATATCGACCATAGCTACGTGGGCGACCTCGTCGTCTACATCGAGCACAACGGCGAGTACCTGGTGCTTCAGGATCAGGCTGGTGGCAACGCGCAAGGGCTCAAGCGCCAGTTTGATATCTCGGCCTTTGCAGGCCGCGAGAGGGCTGGAGAATGGACGCTAGTGATCGAGGATCGCGCGCAACAAGACGTTGGCAGACTGAATTCGTGGGCCTTGAGCTTCGAAGACTAG
- a CDS encoding acyl-CoA dehydrogenase family protein has product MGYELTEDQAMYQKTARDFARDVIRPAAAHHDETGEYPWEILQKSWDLGLMNTMIPEDAGGLGLGCLDACIIAEETAWGCSGIGTAIEANGLAQAPLIMFGTPEQKKKFLTPMTEELQMAAYCVTEPTAGSDVQGVKTSAVKKGDVYVLNGQKMWITNASKATWYFVLAYTDKDKGYKGLTGFIVPADTPGITVGRKEQNMGQRASDTRGVTFENVEVPAANVLGGAEGTGWFQAMGAFDKSRPFVASASVGVARAAYEHAKAYSLERTTFGKPIAHHQAVSFMLADMAMNIQAGRHLVRESAWRHDAGLKNTKEAAFAKAFAADMCNKVCTDAVQVFGGYGYSKEYPVEKLYRDSKIFQIYEGTSQIQRMIISREILKEG; this is encoded by the coding sequence ATCGGATACGAACTCACAGAAGACCAGGCAATGTACCAGAAGACGGCCCGCGATTTCGCGCGCGACGTGATTCGGCCAGCAGCTGCGCATCATGACGAGACCGGCGAGTACCCCTGGGAGATTTTGCAGAAGTCGTGGGACCTGGGGCTGATGAACACCATGATCCCTGAGGACGCGGGTGGTCTTGGGCTTGGCTGCCTTGATGCGTGCATCATCGCCGAAGAGACCGCGTGGGGTTGTTCGGGAATCGGCACCGCGATCGAGGCCAATGGCCTTGCGCAGGCGCCACTCATCATGTTCGGCACACCCGAGCAGAAGAAAAAATTCCTCACGCCGATGACCGAAGAGCTGCAGATGGCCGCATACTGCGTGACCGAGCCCACCGCGGGCTCCGACGTGCAGGGCGTCAAGACTTCGGCTGTCAAAAAGGGCGACGTCTACGTGCTCAACGGCCAAAAGATGTGGATCACCAACGCCAGCAAAGCCACGTGGTACTTCGTGCTCGCCTATACCGACAAGGACAAAGGCTACAAAGGCCTGACAGGCTTCATCGTGCCTGCGGACACCCCGGGCATCACCGTCGGCAGAAAAGAGCAGAATATGGGGCAGCGGGCGAGCGACACGCGTGGCGTGACGTTCGAGAACGTGGAGGTTCCGGCGGCCAACGTTCTGGGTGGTGCCGAGGGCACCGGCTGGTTCCAGGCCATGGGCGCGTTTGATAAATCGCGACCATTTGTGGCATCGGCTTCTGTGGGTGTGGCGCGCGCAGCTTACGAGCACGCGAAAGCCTACTCATTGGAGCGCACCACCTTTGGCAAACCCATCGCCCACCACCAGGCCGTGAGCTTCATGCTCGCCGATATGGCCATGAACATTCAGGCTGGGCGCCACCTTGTGCGTGAGTCCGCGTGGCGGCACGATGCCGGCCTCAAGAACACCAAAGAGGCCGCGTTCGCCAAGGCTTTTGCGGCTGATATGTGTAACAAGGTCTGCACCGACGCCGTTCAGGTCTTTGGTGGTTATGGCTACTCTAAGGAGTACCCAGTGGAGAAGCTCTACCGCGACTCGAAGATTTTCCAAATCTACGAAGGAACCTCACAAATCCAGCGCATGATCATCAGCCGCGAAATCCTCAAAGAGGGCTAA
- a CDS encoding DUF4365 domain-containing protein, giving the protein MSEMYISQQQEEFCRAYVYAVVAAAGLRSGKPEPDDDSVDLTISSRGLNGTRRSPKLDLQLKCQLGGQIAEDPWPYDLKAKNYEDLRHTDYQVPRILVVVRVPENVEDWLDQDEERLLLKHCGWWVSLHGMAESQNSSTIRVKIPRTQIFDVSGLSGIMSRIGRGELP; this is encoded by the coding sequence ATGTCAGAAATGTATATTTCACAACAGCAGGAAGAATTCTGCCGTGCCTATGTTTATGCCGTGGTCGCAGCAGCGGGTTTGCGCTCGGGTAAGCCGGAACCAGATGATGATAGTGTCGACCTCACCATTAGTTCGCGTGGGTTAAACGGCACGAGACGTTCGCCGAAGCTTGACCTGCAACTCAAGTGTCAACTTGGCGGCCAAATAGCTGAAGATCCGTGGCCATACGACCTCAAGGCAAAGAATTATGAGGACTTGCGCCACACGGATTATCAGGTACCCAGAATCTTGGTCGTGGTCCGCGTTCCAGAAAATGTGGAAGATTGGCTGGATCAGGACGAAGAGCGTTTGTTGTTGAAACATTGTGGTTGGTGGGTTTCGTTGCACGGGATGGCGGAATCACAGAATTCGTCGACGATTCGTGTTAAAATTCCGAGGACGCAGATCTTTGACGTTTCTGGCCTTAGTGGGATCATGTCAAGGATAGGACGTGGAGAGTTACCATGA
- a CDS encoding TetR/AcrR family transcriptional regulator — protein MSTKRLSAEERRKQILRSAISVFAQDTYHGATTKRISEEAGITEALIYRYFGSKRKLFTEAIVLTSERLVRGLEELLTTHRDNPIVALKECFKFYAFYLEKHQDLAKMIFLVISELDQDDVREAYLPKQERTLKIIADTLGYWESKGYLVDGLDQQTGSWLYYGTYLILALVKQTHGGLKIDPDFAVEMARPYFKPEVWEKHSDLTR, from the coding sequence TTGAGCACGAAGCGATTGAGCGCCGAAGAGCGGCGAAAACAGATCCTACGAAGTGCGATTTCGGTCTTTGCGCAGGACACCTACCACGGTGCCACCACGAAGCGGATTTCAGAGGAAGCCGGAATCACGGAAGCCCTGATATACCGGTACTTTGGGAGTAAGCGTAAGCTCTTTACCGAGGCCATCGTCTTGACTTCGGAGCGCCTGGTTCGAGGCCTCGAAGAGCTCCTCACCACCCACCGCGACAATCCGATCGTGGCACTCAAAGAGTGCTTTAAATTCTACGCCTTCTACCTCGAGAAGCACCAAGATCTGGCGAAGATGATCTTTCTTGTGATTTCGGAGCTCGACCAGGACGACGTACGTGAGGCGTATCTGCCGAAACAGGAGCGCACGCTCAAGATCATCGCGGACACGCTTGGTTACTGGGAATCCAAGGGCTACCTCGTTGACGGATTGGACCAACAGACGGGTTCGTGGCTCTATTACGGCACCTATCTCATCTTGGCCCTAGTCAAACAAACTCACGGTGGCCTGAAGATCGACCCGGATTTTGCGGTCGAAATGGCTCGCCCATATTTCAAACCGGAAGTTTGGGAGAAGCACTCGGATTTGACGCGCTGA